One segment of Gopherus evgoodei ecotype Sinaloan lineage chromosome 20, rGopEvg1_v1.p, whole genome shotgun sequence DNA contains the following:
- the SMIM12 gene encoding small integral membrane protein 12 isoform X1, with the protein MPRGVGGTRGPRSARAETHLALSPGDAMWPLLWMTVRTYAPYVTFPVAFVVGAVGYHLEWFIRGDSPQPAEEEKSISERREDRKLQEIAGKDLTEVVSLKEKLEFTPRAVLNRNRPEKS; encoded by the exons ATGCCCCGGGGAGTCGGGGGCACTCGTGGGCCCCGCTCGGCAAGGGCTGA AACACATCTGGCGCTCTCTCCTGGCGACGCCATGTGGCCCTTGCTGTGGATGACTGTGCGGACCTACGCCCCTTATGTCACCTTCCCTGTGGCCTTTGTGGTGGGGGCGGTGGGCTACCACCTGGAGTGGTTCATCCGTGGTGACTCTCCACAGCCGGCCGAGGAGGAGAAGAGCATCTCGGAGCGGCGGGAGGACAGGAAGCTGCAGGAGATTGCGGGCAAGGACCTGACTGAGGTGGTGAGCCTCAAGGAGAAGCTGGAGTTCACCCCCAGGGCCGTGCTGAACAGGAACCGTCCAGAGAAGAGTTAA
- the SMIM12 gene encoding small integral membrane protein 12 isoform X2, translating to MWPLLWMTVRTYAPYVTFPVAFVVGAVGYHLEWFIRGDSPQPAEEEKSISERREDRKLQEIAGKDLTEVVSLKEKLEFTPRAVLNRNRPEKS from the coding sequence ATGTGGCCCTTGCTGTGGATGACTGTGCGGACCTACGCCCCTTATGTCACCTTCCCTGTGGCCTTTGTGGTGGGGGCGGTGGGCTACCACCTGGAGTGGTTCATCCGTGGTGACTCTCCACAGCCGGCCGAGGAGGAGAAGAGCATCTCGGAGCGGCGGGAGGACAGGAAGCTGCAGGAGATTGCGGGCAAGGACCTGACTGAGGTGGTGAGCCTCAAGGAGAAGCTGGAGTTCACCCCCAGGGCCGTGCTGAACAGGAACCGTCCAGAGAAGAGTTAA